The following are from one region of the Periophthalmus magnuspinnatus isolate fPerMag1 chromosome 5, fPerMag1.2.pri, whole genome shotgun sequence genome:
- the rest gene encoding RE1-silencing transcription factor, with product MSLGLFSSPAPQLVMLANVAAVTAEVGGASVSTVLSEGGGVCSEGGAAKEMMELKTVGENFSDDEDENIIRYSYDDQSQREVCIVEYPESPAFTPITVGQGEDMDTHEAPEARDPTPPTKLLTPPSTAESAPSPEKKSKKKPFHCKPCNFQAKTESEFVEHLQTHAVSKMIVVNKVEGRSHKGKEAEASHEEPEKTNQSAAGGEIKGLIRCERCGYNTNRYDHYISHLKHHSKDQDHRVFKCTLCPYTTVSQYHWRKHLRNHFPSKLHTCSQCSYFSDRKSNYIQHIRTHTGVRPFQCPYCDYSSSQKTHLTRHMRTHSGERPFKCETCNYLAANQHEVTRHARQVHNGPKPLACPYCDYKTADRSNFKKHVELHLNPRQFNCPLCKYAASKKCNLQYHIKSRHAGCDVNLDISKVKLRVKKADSESRGDRSADEESYVDLGEDLDEDEEPASPINLSIKNKKPQEEAKKSGDNGRDVDKKLKQKKMEDFVKAVERMTPKKRSKKADKVQDKSEQKEQERAKMEEGKGAQKKDKKEEERAKMEDGKGALKKDKKEEERAKMEDGKGALKKDKKEEEEKAKMEDGKGVPKKDKKKEEERAKMEDGKGVPKKDKKKEEERAKMEDGKSAVKMDKKANKMANIKVVKKAKTSKRKAAEVLDLSQKVESPAKIKKVREAEEKPKRKKSKKGGDNPTEQGQEVQKEVKGSSAVNGHLLESRIIIGDQEAAPEVVQNMPEKMEVVSEELSKEVSKSDTTVLSENVCQSLPEKTTEEVAGLMEQSNKKIQENGEKIDLEIVNKSQKKGEKSPKKSTKKKGVLVEDVASKLALNKESEMVLNCEKAAQAEVEPVEKPTQTVSELDTEPTTSEECSPRSEKVQSPPQTPSPSREVFVKPSGRPPLFLQRQASSSSSSSTKPVESEEDEGIHEGLHEGASDASDSASECSDDSGLKMLTPTDDMPTPTELKAHLCIFCDRTFPFKSDYQRHLNRHLVNVYYMDHSKANK from the exons ATGTCTCTGGGGCTGTTCTCGTCTCCGGCGCCGCAGCTCGTGATGCTCGCCAACGTTGCAGCGGTCACAGCGGAGGTTGGAGGGGCCTCTGTCTCCACGGTGCTGTCCGAGGGAGGCGGGGTCTGCTCAGAAGGGGGCGCAGCTAAAGAGATGATGGAACTGAAGACGGTGGGGGAGAACTTCTCTGATGATGAGGATGAGAACATAATCAG ATACAGTTATGATGACCAGAGCCAGCGGGAGGTGTGCATTGTGGAGTACCCAGAATCACCTGCGTTCACCCCCATTACCGTGGGACAGGGAGAAGATATGGACACACATGAAGCACCAGAGGCACGGGATCCGACCCCACCCACCAAGCTCCTGACTCCGCCCTCAACTGCAGAGTCTGCCCCAAGTCCAGAGAAGAAGAGCAAGAAGAAACCGTTCCACTGTAAACCATGCAACTTCCAG GCAAAAACTGAATCAGAGTTTGTGGAGCATCTGCAGACTCACGCTGTCAGTAAGATGATTGTAGTCAATAAGGTGGAGGGGCGGAGCCATAAGGGCAAGGAGGCGGAGGCATCACACGAGGAACCGGAGaagaccaatcagagcgcagcagGAGGCGAAATCAAGGGACTGATTCGCTGTGAGAGATGTGGatacaacacaaacagataTGACCATTATATCAGTCATCTGAAGCACCACAGCAAAGACCAGGACCACAG AGTCTTCAAGTGCACGCTGTGTCCCTACACCACGGTGAGCCAGTATCACTGGAGGAAGCACCTGAGGAACCACTTCCCTAGCAAACTGCACACCTGCAGCCAGTGCTCCTACTTCAGTGACCGCAAGAGCAACTACATCCAGCACATCCGCACGCACACAG GTGTGCGGCCCTTCCAGTGCCCCTACTGTGACTATTCCAGCTCCCAGAAGACCCACCTGACCCGCCACATGAGGACGCACTCTG GCGAGCGTCCGTTCAAGTGCGAGACCTGTAACTACCTGGCAGCCAATCAGCATGAGGTGACGCGCCACGCCCGCCAGGTGCACAATGGGCCCAAGCCACTGGCTTGTCCCTACTGTGACTACAAGACTGCTGACCGCAGCAACTTCAAGAAGCACGTGGAGCTGCACCTCAACCCGCGCCAATTCAACTGCCCACTGTGCAAGTACGCCGCCTCCAAGAAGTGCAACCTCCAGTACCACATCAAGTCCAGGCACGCCGGCTGTGATGTGAACCTGGACATCTCCAAAGTCAAACTGAGGGTGAAGAAGGCCGACTCAGAGAGCAGGGGGGACCGAAGCGCAGATGAAGAATCCTACGTGGACCTGGGAGAAGATCtagatgaagatgaagagccTGCAAGTCCCATCAATCTGTCCATCAAGAACAAGAAGCCCCAGGAAGAGGCGAAGAAGTCCGGAGACAACGGGAGAGATGTGGACAAGAAGCTCaagcagaagaagatggagGATTTTGTGAAGGCAGTTGAAAGGATGACGCCCAAAAAGCGTAGCAAGAAAGCAGACAAGGTGCAGGACAAGTCtgagcagaaggagcaggagagagctaAAATGGAGGAAGGTAAAGGTGCGCAGAAGAAggacaagaaggaggaggagagagccaaAATGGAGGACGGCAAAGGTGCACTGAAGAAGgacaaaaaggaggaggagagagccaaAATGGAGGATGGCAAAGGTGCACTGAAGAAGgacaaaaaggaggaggaggagaaagctAAAATGGAGGATGGTAAAGGTGTGCCAaagaaggacaagaagaaggaggaggagagagctaAAATGGAGGATGGTAAAGGTGTGCCGaagaaggacaagaagaaggaggaggagagagccaaAATGGAGGATGGTAAAAGTGCAGTGAAAATGGACAAGAAGGCAAACAAAATGGCAAATATAAAAGTGGTCAAGAAAGCCAAGACATCTAAACGGAAGGCAGCGGAGGTGTTGGACCTGTCGCAGAAAGTGGAGAGTCCTGCCAAAATAAAGAAGGTCAGAGAAGCAGAAGAGAAACCCAAGAGGAAGAAGAGTAAAAAAGGAGGGGATAATCCAACCGAGCAGGGTCAGGAGGTCCAAAAGGAAGTCAAGGGATCCTCAGCGGTCAATGGGCATCTTCTAGAAAGCCGTATCATAATAGGTGATCAGGAAGCAGCTCCAGAGGTGGTCCAAAATATGCCAGAGAAGATGGAGGTTGTGTCTGAAGAGTTGTCAAAGGAAGTGAGTAAATCTGACACTACTGTGCTGTCTGAAAATGTGTGCCAGAGCTTACCGGAGAAGACTACAGAGGAGGTGGCGGGTCTAATGGAACAATCCAACaagaaaatacaagaaaatgGAGAGAAGATAGATCTAGAGATTGTGAACAAATCTCAAAAGAAAGGGGAGAAGAGTCCAAAGAAATCCACCAAAAAGAAGGGAGTTTTGGTGGAGGATGTGGCTAGTAAACTGGCTCTGAATAAGGAGTCTGAGATGGTGCTGAACTGTGAAAAAGCTGCCCAGGCTGAGGTGGAACCAGTGGAGAAGCCCACTCAGACTGTGTCCGAGTTGGACACGGAACCCACCACCTCAGAAGAGTGTTCTCCAAGGTCTGAGAAGGTCCAGTCTCCTCCACAAACTCCGTCTCCTTCCAGAGAGGTGTTTGTGAAGCCATCAGGCcgccctcctctgttcctccagCGGCAGGCGtccagtagcagcagcagctccaccAAACCTGTGGAGAGCGAGGAGGACGAGGGCATCCACGAGGGGCTCCACGAGGGGGCCAGCGACGCATCTGACAGCGCCTCCGAGTGCAGTGACGACTCGGGGCTCAAGATGCTCACTCCCACGGATGACATGCCCACGCCCACCGAGCTCAAGGCCCACCTCTGCATCTTCTGTGACCGCACCTTCCCCTTTAAGAGTGACTACCAGCGCCACCTCAACCGCCATCTGGTCAATGTCTACTACATGGACCACAGCAAGGCCAACAAGTGA